One genomic region from Candidatus Babeliales bacterium encodes:
- the murA gene encoding UDP-N-acetylglucosamine 1-carboxyvinyltransferase, with the protein MEKTLIIDTDPSQESAPSVTEISDDLFPSIVIGQSLKLRGEVDVVGAKNAVLVIMASLILTEGKSTLTNIPNSEDVLQMIALLRDLGADVQFYPQQNTACVDTSTISKHRVKADIMKKMRASVLVMGPLLARFSRADIALPGGCGIGKRPIDYHIKNFEKMGVRYKSNGDMLLATVKQLQAQRLILEYPSVGATENLMMAAVLTPGVTKIVNAALEPEVLDLIAVLKKMGACIEIKAPACIEIEGVAALRPIDHEIVVDRLEAGSLLLAAAITGGEVTIPNVSFNLLDVFLFKLQEMGHEIAEVTPGRGISIRAVENPRAVSFKTSPYPGFPTDLQAPMMVAQCLAEGTSSIHETVFENRFLHVPELQKMGALISVNGDRAEVHGVDELYGTHVIAGDIRGSCALVLAGLVAVGKTIVTGVHHWKRGYQQLDKKLEQLGARIILKTAR; encoded by the coding sequence ATGGAAAAAACCCTTATCATTGATACTGACCCTTCTCAGGAATCAGCGCCATCTGTGACAGAGATATCTGATGACTTGTTTCCGTCTATAGTTATTGGACAATCGTTGAAACTGCGCGGAGAAGTCGATGTAGTTGGGGCCAAAAACGCAGTGTTAGTGATTATGGCGTCTCTGATTCTAACTGAGGGTAAATCGACTCTTACTAATATTCCGAACTCAGAAGATGTTCTCCAGATGATAGCGCTATTACGTGATTTGGGCGCTGATGTGCAATTTTATCCACAACAAAATACTGCATGTGTTGATACCTCAACTATTTCGAAGCATAGAGTCAAGGCTGATATCATGAAAAAGATGCGCGCATCTGTTTTGGTGATGGGTCCACTTCTTGCGCGCTTTTCACGAGCAGATATCGCATTGCCGGGTGGCTGTGGAATTGGTAAACGGCCAATCGATTACCACATCAAAAACTTTGAAAAGATGGGGGTACGATATAAAAGCAATGGAGATATGCTTTTGGCAACGGTGAAGCAATTGCAGGCGCAACGTTTGATTTTGGAGTATCCGAGTGTTGGTGCGACAGAGAACCTCATGATGGCTGCTGTGCTCACGCCTGGCGTGACTAAAATTGTCAACGCGGCATTGGAGCCGGAAGTACTAGATTTGATTGCAGTTCTCAAAAAAATGGGGGCGTGCATTGAAATTAAGGCTCCCGCATGCATAGAGATTGAAGGAGTTGCGGCCTTGCGTCCTATCGATCATGAAATTGTGGTGGATCGGCTTGAAGCTGGATCATTACTTCTTGCTGCTGCAATTACAGGGGGTGAAGTAACTATTCCTAATGTTTCATTTAATTTGTTGGATGTATTTCTTTTTAAGCTTCAGGAGATGGGCCATGAGATTGCTGAGGTTACTCCTGGAAGGGGTATTAGCATTCGAGCAGTCGAAAATCCACGGGCTGTTTCATTCAAGACGTCCCCATATCCAGGATTTCCAACCGATTTACAAGCCCCAATGATGGTTGCACAATGTTTGGCAGAGGGAACGAGTTCAATTCATGAAACAGTATTTGAGAATCGATTTCTTCATGTTCCTGAGCTTCAGAAAATGGGCGCACTGATTTCTGTCAATGGTGATCGAGCTGAAGTTCATGGTGTTGATGAGCTGTATGGTACACATGTTATCGCGGGTGATATTCGGGGTTCATGTGCCCTAGTTTTAGCAGGTCTTGTTGCAGTCGGAAAAACAATCGTTACTGGGGTACATCACTGGAAGCGTGGGTATCAACAACTTGATAAAAAATTAGAGCAACTTGGTGCGCGTATTATTCTAAAAACTGCTCGTTAA
- a CDS encoding thymidine kinase, which yields MRTEASKKGRLEVICGSMFSGKSEELILRLRRAQFAKQNAVVFKHSLDDRVARSYITTHNGSKFEAIPIEHPSTILSVVDKDTEVIAIDEVQFFNNDIINIVCQMVDEGRRVIVAGLDLDFRGVPFGPIPTLMAVADQTTKLKAICMVCGKDAHFSQRLINGEPANYEDPIVIIGAENCYQARCRSCHQINRIHIF from the coding sequence ATGCGCACTGAGGCGAGCAAAAAAGGGAGATTAGAGGTTATTTGCGGATCAATGTTTTCCGGAAAATCGGAAGAGCTGATTCTACGTCTTCGCCGCGCACAATTTGCCAAGCAGAACGCCGTTGTTTTTAAGCATAGTCTCGATGATCGTGTCGCCCGCTCTTATATTACAACCCATAACGGTAGTAAGTTTGAAGCCATTCCCATAGAGCATCCATCTACTATCCTTTCCGTTGTGGATAAAGATACTGAAGTCATAGCAATAGATGAAGTACAATTCTTCAACAATGATATCATTAATATTGTGTGTCAGATGGTAGATGAGGGAAGGCGCGTTATTGTTGCAGGACTTGATCTTGATTTTCGCGGCGTCCCATTTGGACCTATCCCAACACTCATGGCTGTTGCAGATCAGACGACCAAGCTCAAGGCTATTTGCATGGTCTGCGGGAAAGATGCACATTTCTCCCAACGACTCATCAATGGTGAACCTGCCAATTATGAAGATCCTATTGTGATTATCGGCGCAGAAAATTGTTATCAAGCTCGCTGTAGAAGTTGTCACCAAATCAACCGGATTCATATATTTTGA
- the radA gene encoding DNA repair protein RadA gives MSKTKLNYKCTNCDYRPPRWVGCCPECSEWNSVVEFQATQQPGIGKKISTTALTMVPLTEIKTNSHRRLLSGIQEWDRVLGDGIMPNSFLILTGDPGIGKSTLLLQVAHAISQHHRVFYFSSEESLEQVKVRAERLGCASENLLFSDQARLEAIVATVETDQPDLVVVDSIQNCYASEVQTLPGSIGQLRETSFQLMRLAKEHNVAIIVSGHITKDGNIAGPKMLEHMVDGVFYLQGEDRWQTRVLRSVKNRFGSINELGFFEMETSGLKEVSNINEELLNATNNSPGASLISYLEGSRPLLLELQALTIASKYPSPQRVVTNLDYKRLVLIAAILEKYLKIRFSAHDIFFKVSGGFTIKDSSSDLGIALALLSSYFQKSLPEKSIALGEISLTGHIKPVNLITRHLNEATTYGIKVIFISHNQSLPKTRIKVKRLHNVFELMELFIEAEDHSVPKAE, from the coding sequence TTGAGCAAGACTAAACTCAATTATAAATGTACCAACTGTGATTATCGTCCTCCTCGTTGGGTAGGATGCTGTCCTGAATGCAGCGAGTGGAATAGTGTTGTCGAATTTCAAGCAACACAACAACCCGGTATTGGCAAAAAGATCAGTACCACCGCATTAACTATGGTCCCATTGACAGAAATCAAAACAAACTCTCATAGACGCTTACTGTCAGGCATCCAAGAATGGGATCGGGTCCTCGGTGATGGTATTATGCCAAATTCATTTCTCATTCTAACAGGTGATCCAGGCATAGGAAAATCAACACTTCTTTTACAGGTTGCTCACGCAATTTCACAGCATCACCGTGTCTTTTACTTTTCATCAGAAGAATCGCTTGAACAGGTTAAAGTTCGTGCAGAGCGATTGGGATGTGCATCAGAAAATCTTTTATTTTCAGATCAGGCACGTCTGGAAGCCATTGTTGCTACGGTTGAAACGGACCAACCAGACCTGGTTGTCGTAGATTCAATTCAAAACTGCTATGCCTCAGAAGTACAAACCCTACCGGGTAGTATCGGCCAGTTGCGTGAAACATCTTTCCAGCTCATGAGGCTGGCTAAAGAGCACAATGTTGCCATCATTGTCAGTGGCCACATTACTAAAGATGGCAACATAGCTGGACCAAAAATGCTCGAGCACATGGTTGATGGAGTCTTTTATCTTCAGGGCGAAGATCGATGGCAAACCCGCGTGTTGCGCTCGGTCAAAAATCGATTCGGAAGTATTAACGAACTGGGTTTTTTTGAGATGGAAACTTCTGGACTCAAAGAAGTTTCCAACATCAATGAGGAACTCCTCAATGCTACCAATAATTCTCCTGGTGCTTCATTGATCAGCTATCTCGAAGGCTCACGGCCCCTCCTTCTCGAGCTTCAGGCCCTCACAATTGCATCTAAATATCCATCACCCCAGCGCGTCGTAACCAACCTTGACTATAAACGCCTTGTTCTCATTGCCGCAATTTTAGAAAAGTATCTCAAAATCAGATTTAGTGCGCATGATATTTTTTTCAAAGTAAGTGGTGGTTTTACGATTAAAGACAGTTCATCAGATCTTGGAATTGCCCTCGCATTATTATCCAGTTACTTTCAAAAATCTCTTCCAGAAAAATCAATCGCTTTAGGGGAAATTAGTCTCACCGGACATATTAAGCCAGTCAATCTCATTACACGTCATCTCAATGAGGCAACAACATACGGGATCAAAGTTATATTCATTTCTCATAACCAGTCGCTTCCAAAAACAAGAATCAAGGTGAAACGACTCCACAATGTCTTCGAACTCATGGAATTGTTTATTGAAGCCGAAGATCATTCGGTACCAAAGGCAGAATGA